In Macrobrachium nipponense isolate FS-2020 chromosome 25, ASM1510439v2, whole genome shotgun sequence, one genomic interval encodes:
- the LOC135199526 gene encoding monocarboxylate transporter 2-like, with the protein MPGPSHLVSDEPPKNSAISRTDPLGGMPNTTLYDDRNSDLGSTSSPLHSSQSNDRRAPLQNLSLAGRSASLRTDPLEVMPNVTLYEDRISDSGSASPPLHSSQSSNRRTPLQSLSRAGRSASQRTDPLGGMPNVTLYEEDRISDLGSISSPLHSSQSSNRRTPLQSLSRAGRSASQRTDPLGGMPNVTLYEEDRISDLGSISSPLHSSQSSNRRTPLQSLSRAGESASPRTDPLGGMPNVTLYEDRVSDLGSTSPPLHSSQNGNRRTPLQSLSQAERSASPRTDSPGGMPNVTLYEDRISDFGSTSPPLHSGRSNDRRTPLLNLSLAGRKSTICRRGSQDGLSQVSLSLASFRKDSIDPVRDSQPQIIGLDLEDATDSIPGPPSAKDQGYAWIVVLMVFLLNTITAGYVKSFGITYSLILDYFPEATGSQSGWIMGLLVGFRGLLAPAMGALTVIIGPRKCVVTGGLLCVAGFLLAVPAFNIPYLAATLGGVVGIGMCMAETPGFLLVTDYFDLKRSLANGFRAAGNPTGGFIFSPLIVFLQQYYGLRGAFFIIAGVMLHLVIVGMLLRPYSLHERLVQAMYWKEKQKDCNVSDLQIRKMQQRSMALQDAGKKKPLDFTFFKNPAYLVYLLTMMCSAAALPNAIFYASLYGRAIGLTDIQNSAFASYVSFCDIIIRLLCGFIFNMEKANKRYGFIIGLLLGGIGCLSVPLCTNMWHLLFFGTMYSLCMAFYWTLVNVLLADQFGGDAMASTWGFFRMFQGICNFMYPSLLGLAMDVSGGVSVPYILMGSLLILAALIFAAQPLVAKLPGSKVIL; encoded by the exons ATGCCTGGTCCTTCCCACCTCGTCTCGGACGAGCCCCCCAAGAACTCAGCCATCTCGAGGACCGATCCCTTGGGGGGAATGCCAAACACCACTTTATATGATGACAGAAATAGTGACCTCGGGTCCACCTCGTCTCCACTCCATTCCAGCCAGAGCAACGACAGGAGGGCTCCTCTCCAGAACCTCAGCCTAGCCGGGAGGTCAGCCTCCTTGAGGACCGATCCCTTGGAGGTGATGCCAAACGTCACTTTATACGAAGACAGGATCAGTGACTCGGGCTCCGCCTCGCCTCCACTCCATTCCAGCCAGAGCAGCAACAGAAGGACTCCTCTCCAGAGCCTCAGCCGAGCTGGGAGGTCAGCCTCCCAAAGGACGGATCCCCTGGGGGGGATGCCGAACGTCACTCTGTATGAAGAAGACAGGATCAGTGACTTGGGCTCCATCTCATCTCCACTCCATTCCAGCCAGAGCAGCAACAGAAGGACTCCTCTCCAGAGCCTCAGCCGAGCTGGGAGGTCAGCCTCCCAAAGGACGGATCCCCTGGGGGGGATGCCGAACGTCACTCTGTATGAAGAAGACAGGATCAGTGACTTGGGCTCCATCTCGTCTCCACTCCATTCCAGCCAGAGCAGCAACAGGAGGACTCCTCTCCAGAGCCTCAGCCGAGCTGGGGAGTCAGCCTCCCCAAGGACCGATCCCTTGGGGGGGATGCCAAACGTCACTCTATACGAAGACAGGGTCAGTGACTTGGGCTCTACCTCGCCTCCACTCCATTCCAGCCAGAACGGCAACAGGAGGACTCCTCTCCAGAGCCTCAGCCAAGCCGAGAGGTCAGCCTCCCCAAGGACCGATTCCCCGGGGGGGATGCCGAACGTCACTCTGTACGAAGACAGGATCAGTGATTTCGGCTCCACCTCGCCTCCACTCCATTCTGGCCGGAGCAACGACAGGAGGACTCCTCTCCTGAACCTCAGCCTAGCCGGGAGGAAATCGACCATCTGCAGAAGAGGCAGCCAAGATGGACTTAGCCAAGTGTCCTTGTCCCTGGCATCCTTCAGGAAGGATTCCATCGACCCAGTGAGGGATTCCCAGCCCCAGATCATAGGGCTTGATCTTGAGGATGCCACCGATTCGATTCCAGGGCCACCTTCAGCAAAGGATCAAGG GTATGCCTGGATTGTAGTTCTCATGGTTTTCCTCTTAAATACGATAACAGCGGGGTATGTAAAGAGCTTTGGTATCACCTACAGCCTCATACTGGATTACTTCCCAGAGGCCACTGGATCCCAGTCAGGTTGGATCATGGGTCTACTAGTTGGATTCAGAGGACTGTTAG CTCCGGCCATGGGTGCCCTAACCGTGATCATCGGTCCTCGGAAGTGTGTCGTGACTGGAGGGCTTCTCTGCGTTGCTGGTTTCCTGCTGGCTGTTCCGGCCTTCAACATCCCTTACCTAGCTGCGACATTGGGAGGTGTGGTAG GCATAGGAATGTGCATGGCCGAGACCCCTGGCTTCCTCCTAGTCACCGACTACTTTGACCTTAAGCGATCTCTTGCCAACGGTTTCCGTGCCGCCGGGAACCCAACGGGTGGATTTATCTTCTCCCCCTTGATAGTCTTCTTGCAGCAGTACTATGGCCTGAGGGGTGCCTTCTTCATCATCGCAGGAGTGATGCTCCACCTGGTGATCGTTGGGATGCTCCTGAGACCCTACAGCTTGCACGAGAGGCTCGTCCAGGCGATGTACTGGAAGGAGAAGCAGAAGGACTGCAACGTGTCCGACCTCCAGATCAGGAAAATGCAGCAAAGGTCCATGGCTCTGCAGGATGCTGGGAAAAAGAAGCCGCTGGACTTCACGTTCTTCAAGAACCCTGCCTATCTGGTGTACCTCCTCACTATGATGTGCTCGGCTGCCGCGCTGCCCAACGCCATCTTCTATGCGTCCCTCTACGGCAGGGCGATTGGCCTGACCGATATCCAGAATTCCGCCTTTGCCTCCTATGTATCCTTCTGTGATATTATCATAAGACTCCTCTGTGGTTTCATCTTCAACATGGAGAAAGCCAATAAGAGATACGGGTTTATTATAGG GTTACTACTCGGTGGCATCGGCTGCTTGTCAGTGCCACTGTGCACTAACATGTGGCACCTTCTGTTCTTTGGCACCATGTATTCCCTCTGTATGGCCTTCTACTGGACGCTGGTCAACGTCCTCTTGGCTGACCAGTTCGGAGGCGACGCAATGGCCTCCACCTGGGGCTTCTTCAGGATGTTCCAAGGAATCTGTAACTTCATGTATCCTTCGCTCTTGG GTCTTGCAATGGACGTGAG